A single Cupriavidus sp. D39 DNA region contains:
- a CDS encoding benzoate/H(+) symporter BenE family transporter, with product MSTAPLKLTDLSVSALVAGLIAMLTGYTSSLVLMIQAGQAAHLSDAQVASWIWALSIGMGVTTIGLSLLTRAPIVVAWSTPGAALLIASLPGVPYAEAIGAFVMAAVLMTAAGMTGWFDKLMRALPASIASALLAGILFRISVDVFVQAQHQTLLLLSMFALYLLGKRFWPRYAVPGVLLVGVALAGALGQLHFESFHFALARPVWTTPAFSLQAFVSIAVPLFIVALASQNIPGLAVLRADGYHLQASPLITVTGIASALLAPFGSHGINLAAITAAICTGAQADPDRNRRYTAAVVCGIGYLVAGALAASIAALFAAFPKALVVAVAAFALLGSIASGLTTAMQTPAERESALLTFMITASGMTLAGVGSAFWGVVGGMLALMVLRPRAAPKAG from the coding sequence ATGTCCACCGCTCCCCTGAAGCTGACCGATCTCTCCGTCTCCGCCCTGGTCGCCGGGCTGATCGCCATGCTGACCGGCTACACCAGTTCGCTGGTGCTGATGATCCAGGCCGGCCAGGCGGCCCATTTGTCGGACGCGCAAGTCGCCTCGTGGATCTGGGCGTTGTCCATCGGCATGGGAGTGACCACCATCGGGCTGTCCCTGCTGACGCGGGCGCCCATCGTCGTGGCCTGGTCCACGCCTGGCGCCGCCCTGCTGATCGCCAGCCTGCCTGGCGTGCCCTACGCGGAGGCCATCGGCGCCTTTGTCATGGCGGCCGTGCTGATGACCGCCGCCGGCATGACCGGCTGGTTCGACAAGCTGATGCGCGCGCTGCCGGCCAGCATTGCCTCCGCACTGCTGGCCGGCATCCTGTTCCGCATCAGCGTCGACGTGTTCGTGCAAGCCCAGCATCAGACCCTGTTGCTGCTGTCGATGTTCGCGCTATACCTGCTGGGCAAGCGCTTCTGGCCGCGCTACGCGGTGCCGGGCGTGCTGCTGGTGGGCGTGGCGCTGGCCGGCGCGCTAGGCCAGCTGCATTTCGAATCGTTCCATTTCGCGCTGGCCAGGCCGGTATGGACCACGCCGGCATTCTCGCTGCAAGCCTTCGTCAGCATCGCGGTACCGTTGTTCATCGTCGCGCTGGCGTCGCAGAATATTCCCGGGCTGGCGGTGCTGCGCGCCGACGGCTATCACTTACAGGCCTCGCCGCTGATCACCGTCACCGGCATCGCCTCCGCCCTGCTCGCCCCGTTCGGCTCGCACGGCATCAACCTGGCGGCCATTACCGCGGCCATCTGCACCGGCGCGCAAGCCGATCCCGACCGCAACCGGCGCTATACGGCAGCGGTGGTTTGCGGCATCGGCTATCTGGTCGCGGGGGCGTTGGCAGCCAGCATCGCCGCGCTGTTCGCGGCGTTCCCCAAAGCGCTGGTCGTGGCGGTGGCCGCGTTTGCCCTGCTCGGCTCGATCGCCAGCGGCCTGACCACGGCCATGCAAACGCCGGCCGAGCGCGAATCCGCCCTGCTGACGTTCATGATCACGGCCTCAGGCATGACGCTGGCCGGCGTGGGGTCGGCTTTCTGGGGTGTGGTGGGCGGCATGCTGGCGCTGATGGTCTTGCGCCCGCGCGCCGCCCCTAAGGCTGGATAA
- a CDS encoding DMT family transporter, with protein MNAYVLLALAIAAEVIATSSLKASESFTRLWPSVLVVAGYVGAFFLLMQVMKTVPVGIAYAIWCGAGIVLVTLIASVLYRQVPDLAAWAGIGLIIAGVAVIQLFSKMGTH; from the coding sequence ATGAACGCCTACGTACTACTGGCCCTCGCCATCGCGGCCGAAGTCATTGCCACCAGCAGCCTCAAGGCTTCCGAGAGCTTCACGCGCCTATGGCCAAGCGTGCTGGTGGTGGCCGGCTATGTCGGCGCCTTTTTCCTGCTGATGCAGGTCATGAAGACCGTGCCCGTGGGCATCGCCTACGCGATCTGGTGCGGCGCGGGGATCGTGCTCGTGACGCTGATCGCCAGCGTGCTGTATCGGCAGGTGCCGGATCTGGCGGCTTGGGCGGGGATCGGGTTGATCATTGCCGGGGTGGCGGTGATTCAGCTGTTTTCGAAGATGGGGACGCATTGA